Within the Thermosynechococcaceae cyanobacterium Okahandja genome, the region AACTTAAGGCAGCACTCAAGAAAATCGTCAAGGAGTTTGATCTGCCCCTGCGGGTCACCCCCCACCAAAACCTGCTCATCTGCGATGTGCCTGCCAATGCCCAAGATGCCATTCAACTGATTTTGCAGCAGCACGGTATCCGCGATGTCAGCGCCATTGATACCCTAGAGCGCTACAGCATGGCCTGTCCGGCACTGCCCACCTGTGGTCTCGCCATTACCGAATCGGAGCGGGCGATTCCGGGGGTACTGGAGCGCATTCGCCGCCTGATGAACAAAGTGGGACTACAAAACGAGCATTTTGTGATTCGGATGACGGGCTGCCCCAATGGTTGTGCTCGCCCCTACCTAGCGGAACTGGGCTTTGTCGGGATTGTGCCGGGCACCTATCAAACATGGTTGGGGGGCAGTCCCCACCAGACGCGCTTGGCGCAGGTATATATCGAGCGGTTGCCAATTACGGAACTCGAGGCCACCCTTGAGCCGCTGTTGGTCTATTATCGCGATCGCCGCCAAACGGGAGAATCCTTTGGGGACTTTTGCCATCGGGTGGGGTTTGATGCCCTGCGGGAATTTGCCGCCCACTATACACCGCTAGCTACGCATCGCAAACGGTATCGCGTGGATGTTCCCGCCGAGCAGTATCAGCAACTCAAGGTGCTGGCGGCCGCAAAGGGGGTGTCTCTGGCCGCCCTCACCCGCGCTGCCCTTGAGCAGTATCTGGAACAGGCGACCTCAACGTAAAGAGATCCTGTACTTGGCCGGGAATCGACAGCGATCGCGGTAGAACTAAGGCAAGGGCCGATGACTCACCGCCTAGTTTGCGAGGATTCCCACCATGACCAGTTTGATTCCGCCCGGCTGCCCCACGGTACTCACGGAAGATGATCGCACCGGTACGAGTGTGGAAACGCTCCGCCGCGCCTTTATGGATAACCTCTTCTTTATCCAAGGCCGGTTCCCAGAAGTGGCCACCAAAAACGATCACTACCTTGCCCTCGCCTACACCGTGCGCGATCGCCTCCTGTTGCGCTGGCTCAACTCCGCCAAAACCTATCGGGATCAGGGCAGCCGCACCGTCTGCTACCTATCAGCGGAATTCCTCCTTGGCCCCCACCTCGGCAATAACCTGATTAACTTAGGTCTGTACGATGCCGTAGAGGAAGCGATGCGGCAAACGGGGCTTGACCTAAAAACACTTCTTGATCAAGAAGAAGAACCCGGTCTGGGGAATGGCGGTTTGGGGCGGCTGGCTGCCTGCTACATGGATTCCCTCGCCACCTTAGAAATTCCCGCCATTGGCTATGGTATTCGCTACGAGTACGGCATCTTTGACCAAGAAATTCGCGACGGCTGGCAAGTTGAAATTACCGACAAATGGTTACGCTACGGCAACCCTTGGGAAATTGCCCGACCCGAACTCACCCTGCCCGTCAAATTTGGCGGCTCCACCTATAGCTACACCGATGACCAAGGTCGCTATCGCGTTGTTTGGAACCCCCACCAAGTGGTGCAGGGGGTTGCCTACGATACACCCATTCTGGGCTACAAAGTTAACACCGCTAACCTCCTGCGGCTGTGGCGGGCGGAAGCGATCGAGTCCTTTGACTTCCAAGCCTTTAATACGGGGGACTACTATGGTGCCGTCAACCAAAAAATTGCCTCGGAAAATATCACTAAGGTACTGTACCCCAACGACGAGCAACTGCAAGGCAAAGAACTGCGCCTGATGCAGCAGTACTTCTTCTGCTCCTGCGCCCTCCAAGATATGATCCGACTGTACCTACAGCACTCTAGCGATTTAACCCAGTTCCATCAGAAGTTTACGGTGCAACTTAACGACACCCACCCCGCCATCTCGGTGGCCGAGTTAATGCGCCTACTGGTGGATGAGCATCTGCTGCCTTGGGACACCGCCTGGGAGATTACCCGCCAAACCTTTGCCTACACCAATCACACGCTGTTGCCGGAAGCCCTAGAAAAATGGCCGCTGCCTCTGTTCGGCTCACTGCTGCCGCGGCATCTACAAATTATTTACGAAATTAACCAACGCTTCCTCGATCAGGTGCGGCTAACCTATCCCGGGGATCATGGGCGACTGGAGCGCCTCTCGATTATTGACGAAAGTGGCTGCCGCTACGTGCGCATGGCCAACTTAGCCTGTGTGGGCAGTCATGCCATTAATGGGGTGGCCGCCCTCCACTCAGAACTGTTGAAAAAAACCGTACTGCGCGACTTTTACGAACTCAGCCCCGAGAAATTCTCCAATAAAACCAATGGGGTTACCCCGCGCCGCTGGATGGTGCTCAGCAACCCAGGACTCACCCAGATTATCAGTAGCCGTATTGGCGAAGATTGGATTAAGCACCTTGATCAATTGCGGCAACTTGAACCCTTAGCGGAGGATGCCGGGTTTGCCGCAGAATGGCGCGCCGTCAAGCACAAAAATAAAGAACGTCTGGCGGAGCATATTCGGCAGCGGGTGGGCATCAGCGTTGACCCCAGTTCAATCTTTGATATTTTGGTGAAGCGCATCCACGAGTATAAGCGCCAGCACCTCTGTGTACTCAATATCATTACCCTGTATCAGCAAATTAAGGATAATCCCAACCTCGACATTACACCCCACACGTTTATCTTTGGCGGTAAGGCAGCGCCCGGGTACTACACCGCCAAGCTGATTATTAAGCTGATTAATTCTGTGGCGGAGGTAGTGAACCGCGATCCAGCCGTGGGCGATCGCCTCAAGGTGGTCTTTTTACCGGACTATAACGTCACGCTGGGGCAGCGGGTGTATCCGGCAGCAGATCTCTCGGAGCAAATTTCCACCGCGGGCTATGAAGCCTCCGGCACAGGCAACATGAAATTTGCCCTCAATGGTGCCCTTACCATCGGCACGTTCGATGGCGCGAACATAGAAATTCGCGAAGAAGTGGGTGCGGAGAATTTCTTCCTCTTCGGCAATGCCGTTGAACAGTTGCAGGAACTATGGCGCAACGGCTATCGGCCATGGGAGATTGCCAATAATAACCCCATGCTCAAGCGGGTGCTAGACCTAATAAGCTGTGGCCACTTCTCCCACGGTGATACCGAACTGTTTCGTCCCCTTGTTGAGCACCTGTGGCACCAGGATCGCTATTGCCTCTTGGCGGACTACCAAAGCTATGTGGACTGCCAAGCCCACGCCACTCGCCTCTATCAGGATCAACAGCAGTGGAGTAAAATGTCGATCCTGAACGTGGCTCGCATGGGCAAGTTCTCTAGCGATCGCGCCATTCGCGAGTACTGCCAGGAGATTTGGCACGTTGAACCTGTAAAAATCTCCTTGCCAGAGACGTCCTACATTGCCGAGTAAGATAAGCCCCCGGTCTGCTGTTGGCTAAGATAGAGGCACAACCGCTCCTGAAGGAGTTTGACAGTGGGGCAACTAGTTGGCCAAGTTCTCGGCGATCGCTACGAGTTGGTACAGGAGCTAGGGCACAATCCGGGGCGGCGCACGTATCTTGCCTTAGATCGGCGGCGCTACGAACAGGTCATCCTCAAGTTACTGCTGTTTGGCCTTGACATAACGTGGGATGATTTTAAGCTCTTTGAGCGCGAAGCCGCCGTGCTGCAAGCCCTAGATCATCCTGCAATTCCCCGCTACCTTGACTTTTTTGAGGTGGAGACACCAACCCTGCGCGGTTTTGCCCTAGTACAAACCTATATTGAGGCCAAGTCCCTTGCCGCTTGGCTCGCCGCTGGACGGGTCTTTAGTGAAGCGGATCTCGAGAGTCTGGCGGATCGCCTGCTGGATATTTTGGTGTATCTGCACGCCCGTCAACCGCCGGTGATCCATCGGGATATTAAGCCCACCAATATTCTCTTGGGCGATCGCTCCGGCCATGACCTAGGCAATGTTTATTTAATTGATTTTGGGGCGGTGCAAACCGTCATTGCAGGGGCAACCCGCACGGTAGTTGGCACCTACGGCTATATGCCGCCGGAGCAGTTTGGCGGCAAAACCGTTCCGGCCACCGATCTCTATGCCCTAGGCATGACCTTAATTTATCTCGCTAGCGGCATCCCGCCGGATCAACTCCCCCAAAAAGACCTACGGGTGGATTTTCAAACTGTTGTCCATCTTAGCCCGCCCCTGATCCGGTGGTTAGAAAAACTGGTGGAACCCTCCTTGGAGGAGCGCTTTAGTTCTGCTAGTGCCGCCCGAGCCGCCCTGC harbors:
- a CDS encoding glycogen/starch/alpha-glucan phosphorylase; translated protein: MTSLIPPGCPTVLTEDDRTGTSVETLRRAFMDNLFFIQGRFPEVATKNDHYLALAYTVRDRLLLRWLNSAKTYRDQGSRTVCYLSAEFLLGPHLGNNLINLGLYDAVEEAMRQTGLDLKTLLDQEEEPGLGNGGLGRLAACYMDSLATLEIPAIGYGIRYEYGIFDQEIRDGWQVEITDKWLRYGNPWEIARPELTLPVKFGGSTYSYTDDQGRYRVVWNPHQVVQGVAYDTPILGYKVNTANLLRLWRAEAIESFDFQAFNTGDYYGAVNQKIASENITKVLYPNDEQLQGKELRLMQQYFFCSCALQDMIRLYLQHSSDLTQFHQKFTVQLNDTHPAISVAELMRLLVDEHLLPWDTAWEITRQTFAYTNHTLLPEALEKWPLPLFGSLLPRHLQIIYEINQRFLDQVRLTYPGDHGRLERLSIIDESGCRYVRMANLACVGSHAINGVAALHSELLKKTVLRDFYELSPEKFSNKTNGVTPRRWMVLSNPGLTQIISSRIGEDWIKHLDQLRQLEPLAEDAGFAAEWRAVKHKNKERLAEHIRQRVGISVDPSSIFDILVKRIHEYKRQHLCVLNIITLYQQIKDNPNLDITPHTFIFGGKAAPGYYTAKLIIKLINSVAEVVNRDPAVGDRLKVVFLPDYNVTLGQRVYPAADLSEQISTAGYEASGTGNMKFALNGALTIGTFDGANIEIREEVGAENFFLFGNAVEQLQELWRNGYRPWEIANNNPMLKRVLDLISCGHFSHGDTELFRPLVEHLWHQDRYCLLADYQSYVDCQAHATRLYQDQQQWSKMSILNVARMGKFSSDRAIREYCQEIWHVEPVKISLPETSYIAE
- a CDS encoding serine/threonine-protein kinase codes for the protein MGQLVGQVLGDRYELVQELGHNPGRRTYLALDRRRYEQVILKLLLFGLDITWDDFKLFEREAAVLQALDHPAIPRYLDFFEVETPTLRGFALVQTYIEAKSLAAWLAAGRVFSEADLESLADRLLDILVYLHARQPPVIHRDIKPTNILLGDRSGHDLGNVYLIDFGAVQTVIAGATRTVVGTYGYMPPEQFGGKTVPATDLYALGMTLIYLASGIPPDQLPQKDLRVDFQTVVHLSPPLIRWLEKLVEPSLEERFSSASAARAALRRLQEASISIPATLEEQPYGSRLRVQQTSQGLVVQVPPVGFNISLLFLVPFTVAWNGFLVLWYTLAIASGNWIMAIFAIGHLAVGLGLIGTVLYILFGSQVLTITPREVRFQQHILGLRWRKPKVLPVSVIEQVEVQPKGFYRNRDGEREQVTAKLVIRAGTQTIELEEVQSHLTSQELEWLGYGIGRYLACRVVQTRLP